In Schistocerca serialis cubense isolate TAMUIC-IGC-003099 chromosome 3, iqSchSeri2.2, whole genome shotgun sequence, the following proteins share a genomic window:
- the LOC126469559 gene encoding uncharacterized protein LOC126469559 isoform X1 has translation MKPLTNAYDSDAQFSMIVDVVNMESSEVQCSENMPPASVVELAECTQPSTSHSPVVLLSKETPNNVLADVTQVQSVSQSPDQPNKNICTPKNTWNRRRMPAKPRPSGSGTVIDNVCKKRVELLEVQLLMMKAEHQKELRIKNLKILALKEKLKYWKKKNARDT, from the coding sequence atgaaacctttAACAAAtgcatatgattccgatgcacagtTCAGCATGATTGTGGATGTTGTCAACATGGAGAGCAGTGAAGTGCAGTGCAGTGAGAATATGCCACCTGCTTCAGTTGTCGAGTTAGCAGAGTGCACACAACCTAGCACTTCCCACTCACCTGTCGTATTATTAAGTAAAGAGACACCTAATAATGTTCTGGCGGATGTCACCCAGGTGCAATCTGTTTCACAGTCTCCTGATCAACCGAATAAAAACATCTGCACGCCAAAAAATACATGGAATCGTCGCAGGATGCCTGCAAAACCAAGGCCATCAGGTTCGGGAACAGTGATTGACAATGTGTGCAAGAAGAGAGTGGAACTACTGGAGGTCCAATTACTCATGATGAAGGCAGAGCACCAAAAGGAGCTGaggattaaaaatttaaagattctggccctgaaagaaaaactgaagtactggaagaagaaaaatgcCAGGGACACATGA
- the LOC126469559 gene encoding myb/SANT-like DNA-binding domain-containing protein 3 isoform X2: MENKRRTPNFSKYEIDVLLELVGANASVLENKKTDGCSLKEKQAMWSHVEAQFNSTPGVTKRSCDRLKTCYENMKRRLRKDLAEEKVEVYKTGGGSLPKKPRSMIGLNY, translated from the exons ATGGAGAATAAAAGAAGAACACCGAATTTCTCAAAGTACGAGATAGATGTACTTCTTGAACTGGTGGGTGCAAATGCATCCGTTCTTGAAAATAAGAAAACCGACGGCTGCAGCTTAAAAGAAAAACAGGCAATGTGGTCCCATGTGGAGGCGCAATTTAACTCTACTCCTG gtgtgacaaaaagatcctgtgacaggctgaaaacctgttatgaaaatatgaaaagaagacttcgaaaagaccttgcagaagaaaaggtggaagtgtATAAAACAGGTGGGGGAAGcctacccaaaaaaccacgatccaTGATCGGGCTAAACTATTAG